The following are encoded together in the Culex pipiens pallens isolate TS chromosome 1, TS_CPP_V2, whole genome shotgun sequence genome:
- the LOC120427896 gene encoding RCC1 domain-containing protein 1: MLPKVWIAGFNPFSLDQCGAWNEIDLNEYFKISNASPKEESLLEITSTHALLANGSQLFSYSAVTEDNNQQTLAHKVVSISASNWHCLILLENGDLFRYDIHENRLSKLDFLNVERPSNVSNDEPETITMIACGDQVSLAVTSAKSVFNIPNRTITFPRHVRISKIAVGLEHCLVLTTNGDVYSFGGGLRGQLGNGEIVPHQEQPELVDALAGVKIVDIAAGGWHSVAVSAFGDAYCWGWNSRGQLGLPAGKGSVQSVPQLVDIEGDDGEEVSLEKVYCGSGHSVGVCSKGRAYFAGNDLEEKINYLKVDRDPKIERFKKFSLPAQSNGTADLKCGPNSLFFLAKT, translated from the exons ATGTTACCCAAAGTGTGGATAGCAGGATTCAATCCGTTTAGCTTGGATCAATGTGGAGCATGGAATG AAATTGATTTGAACGAGTACTTTAAAATCTCAAATGCATCCCCTAAAGAAGAAAGTCTTTTGGAAATCACCTCCACACATGCTCTGTTGGCCAACGGAAGTCAACTGTTTTCGTATTCCGCCGTAACGGAGGACAACAACCAACAGACATTGGCCCACAAGGTAGTGTCCATTTCGGCCAGCAATTGGCACTGTCTGATTCTGCTGGAAAACGGTGACCTCTTCCGGTACGACATCCACGAAAATCGGCTAAGCAAGCTGGACTTTCTGAACGTTGAACGGCCGTCGAATGTTTCGAATGATGAGCCGGAAACAATCACGATGATCGCTTGTGGCGATCAGGTGTCGCTGGCGGTTACCAGCGCCAAATCGGTGTTTAATATTCCCAACCGGACGATTACGTTCCCACGGCACGTCCGGATTTCGAAGATTGCTGTCGGACTAGAACATTGCCTTGTGCTAACCACTAATGGAGACGTGTACAGTTTTGGTGGTGGATT ACGCGGTCAACTGGGCAACGGTGAGATTGTTCCGCACCAGGAGCAGCCCGAACTGGTGGATGCTTTGGCCGGGGTCAAAATCGTGGATATCGCCGCCGGTGGATGGCATTCGGTGGCTGTTTCCGCGTTTGGCGATGCGTACTGCTGGGGTTGGAACAGCCGGGGCCAGTTGGGATTGCCGGCGGGGAAAGGTTCGGTGCAATCGGTGCCACAGCTGGTGGATATTGAAGGAGACGACGGAGAGGAGGTTTCGCTGGAAAAAGTCTACTGTGGAAGCGGACATTCCGTGGGGGTTTGCTCGAAGGGTAGGGCATATTTCGCGGGGAATGATTTGGAGGAGAAAATTAATTACTTAAAAGTGGACAGAGATCCAAAAATCGAACGGTTCAAAAAGTTTTCACTTCCGGCACAGTCGAACGGAACGGCTGATTTGAAATGTGGTccaaattcattatttttcctGGCTAAAACGTAA